Proteins encoded within one genomic window of Acidobacteriota bacterium:
- the accB gene encoding acetyl-CoA carboxylase biotin carboxyl carrier protein codes for MTLDEIKQILDLVREHELSEFELEQEGVKLRVRKKGQDAPAVVVSPAHAVPVPVVAAASAGASASVPVTAAGDPASPVDADNTDGVELGVVTSPIVGTFYRSPEPTAAPFVAVGDTVRKNQVLCLIEAMKLMNEIVSEYDGEIVQVFVENGQPVQYGERLFAVKAR; via the coding sequence AATCAAGCAGATCCTCGACCTGGTCCGTGAACACGAGCTCTCCGAGTTCGAGCTGGAGCAGGAAGGCGTCAAGCTGCGCGTCCGCAAGAAGGGCCAGGACGCGCCGGCCGTGGTGGTGAGTCCCGCGCACGCGGTGCCGGTGCCCGTCGTGGCCGCGGCGTCTGCCGGCGCGTCCGCCAGCGTACCGGTGACCGCCGCAGGCGATCCCGCCTCGCCTGTCGACGCCGACAACACGGACGGCGTCGAACTGGGCGTGGTCACCTCGCCGATCGTGGGCACGTTCTATCGCTCACCCGAGCCGACGGCCGCCCCCTTTGTCGCCGTGGGCGACACGGTGCGCAAGAACCAGGTGCTGTGCCTCATCGAGGCCATGAAGCTGATGAACGAGATCGTGTCGGAATACGACGGCGAGATCGTCCAGGTGTTTGTGGAGAACGGCCAGCCGGTGCAGTACGGCGAACGGCTGTTCGCGGTCAAGGCACGGTAG